TGGTTTCCATATGCTCGTAGATGGGGTTGTTCTCAGCCAGGTAACCGATGCGGCGCTTCAAGCCCAGGGCATCCGAGGCATGGTCCCGGCCCAAAATACGCACGGTGCCGCCGTCTTGAGGCAAGGACCCGGCTAAAATTCTCAGCGTGGTTGTTTTGCCCGCGCCGTTGGGGCCCAAAAAACCGACGATTTCCCCCTCGTTGACGGCGAAACCGACGCCGTCAACGGCCCGGACCGAGCCATAACTTTTTTGTAATTCTCGAACTTCGATCATCGAGGATAAGTATAAAAAAAATCCTATTTTTTTGCCCGCTTGACACCGCAGGAAGCTGACATATAATTTATATAGAACATTCGCAGCGCTGACAGCTTTAGGTCAGCATCAGCCCGCCCCGCGCGGGCCTCGGGAGGGAGCGACGGCTCCACGCGCGCCCGAGAGCAACTCACCATTGTCTTCCTTCATCATTTGGACCGGCCCGTTGCGCCGGCAAAGGGCTCAACGCTTCGACGCGCATGAGGAGGGAATATGAAAGTATTAATCGTCGATGACGAGCCGACGACGCTTAAAATCCTTGCGGCCGCGCTGAAAAACCTGGGGCACCAACCCGTGCCGGCGGCCAGCGCCGAAGAAGCCTGGGCTATTTTCGATAAGGAGCCCGTCTCCATCGTCGCCAGCGACTGGATGATGCCCGGAATGAACGGTCTGGCGCTGTGCCAAAAAATTCGCAAGCGTCCCAACACCAGGAATACGTTCGTCTTCATTATGACGGGCAAAAAAAACTCCGCCGAAGACTACTGCAGGGCGTTCTCCAGCGGCGCGAATGACTTTCTCTTTAAACCCGTGGACCCTCATGTTCTGGATAATCAGCTGCGTATGGCTCAACGGGTTCTCGACATCACCCCGCCCAGCCAAGGATCGCGCTCAACGGCAAAAATATCGCAAAGCATTGCCAAGGATGATCATGATTAACGACTTCCCTGAATCTCAAAAACCAAAAATTCTGGCTATCGATGACAATGAAGACCAGTTGATCTTCATCGGCGCCTTGCTGGAACAAATCGGCTGCGATGTGAAGGCGTTTTCCAACCCCGCCCGGGCTCTCGATGTCGCCGCCAAGCAAAACTTCGACCTTGTCGTTCTTGATTTAAGAATGCCCGAGATGGACGGCTACCAAACGTTGTCCGCCCTGCGCCGCGGCGCCAAAAATCAGGATACGCCCGTCTTGGTTCTCACCGTCGCCGATACCATGAAAGACGTCGACTCCTGCTTTCGCCTAGGCGCCAACGGCTACCTGACCAAACCCATCGACACCCAACGGCTTAAGCTTAAAATCCGCAAACTTCTGTCCTGGTCCGCGCATTCCCCGGCATCCGCGCCTCAAGGCGACGGCTCAGGCGCCGTCACGACGCAGCCGTGGGAAAATTTACGCTCCATCGGCGGCGACCGTTTGGTCAAAGACGTCATCCGCTCTTTTCTGATCAAGGTTCCGGAATTAATCGCCGCCGCGCGCGGCTATTGCCTGACCGGCAATTTCAAAGCGGCCGAAAAAACGCTGTATTCGCTCAAATCCCATTGCGCCAATCTTCACCTGATGAATCTGTTCGCCGCCTGCGAGGAAATCGAGCTCCTTGTGCGCAGCCGCAAGGCCTCCCCAGCGGCC
This DNA window, taken from Elusimicrobiota bacterium, encodes the following:
- a CDS encoding response regulator translates to MKVLIVDDEPTTLKILAAALKNLGHQPVPAASAEEAWAIFDKEPVSIVASDWMMPGMNGLALCQKIRKRPNTRNTFVFIMTGKKNSAEDYCRAFSSGANDFLFKPVDPHVLDNQLRMAQRVLDITPPSQGSRSTAKISQSIAKDDHD
- a CDS encoding response regulator; translation: MINDFPESQKPKILAIDDNEDQLIFIGALLEQIGCDVKAFSNPARALDVAAKQNFDLVVLDLRMPEMDGYQTLSALRRGAKNQDTPVLVLTVADTMKDVDSCFRLGANGYLTKPIDTQRLKLKIRKLLSWSAHSPASAPQGDGSGAVTTQPWENLRSIGGDRLVKDVIRSFLIKVPELIAAARGYCLTGNFKAAEKTLYSLKSHCANLHLMNLFAACEEIELLVRSRKASPAADVLNNLTRSFANVKPSLEQELERNGGQS